One genomic region from Methanorbis furvi encodes:
- a CDS encoding acyl-CoA synthetase codes for MNRKPIIAVIGDGSLQKNSEKEIFAEQLGTALVTAGYRIICGGLGGVMEAAGRGAHASPVYSDGDVIGVLPGCTPDAANPYIDIPIATGLDHARNFIVANSDAVIAVGGGSGTLSELSYAWIMRRLILAYRVPHPAGSPEIFADWSAIVADKKLDDKDRCPQIEGDRVYGVDTAEDAVNILAEKLPLYISRPACAGKR; via the coding sequence ATGAATAGAAAGCCGATCATTGCCGTAATCGGTGACGGATCCCTTCAGAAGAATTCTGAAAAAGAGATCTTTGCAGAACAGCTCGGCACTGCCCTCGTCACCGCAGGATACCGGATCATCTGCGGCGGGCTTGGCGGAGTAATGGAGGCTGCCGGCCGCGGGGCTCATGCATCGCCAGTCTACTCGGACGGAGATGTTATCGGTGTTCTGCCGGGATGTACTCCGGACGCGGCAAATCCGTACATCGACATTCCGATCGCAACAGGTTTAGATCATGCAAGAAATTTTATCGTCGCCAACAGTGATGCGGTGATCGCGGTCGGAGGAGGATCAGGGACACTTTCTGAACTGTCGTATGCATGGATTATGCGGCGGCTGATTCTCGCATATCGTGTCCCGCATCCGGCAGGCTCTCCTGAAATTTTTGCAGACTGGAGTGCGATTGTTGCCGACAAAAAACTTGATGACAAAGATCGCTGCCCGCAGATAGAGGGCGACCGTGTCTATGGTGTTGATACGGCCGAGGATGCGGTAAACATTCTTGCAGAAAAACTGCCGCTCTATATCTCGCGTCCAGCATGTGCAGGAAAGCGGTAA
- a CDS encoding CxxC-x17-CxxC domain-containing protein: MERRNSYGAPRQYNDAPREMTKAICSDCGKECEVPFKPTEGRPVYCRDCLPKHRAPRTPRY; this comes from the coding sequence ATGGAAAGAAGAAATTCCTACGGCGCACCGCGCCAATACAACGACGCACCCCGCGAGATGACCAAAGCAATCTGCTCCGACTGCGGAAAAGAGTGCGAAGTTCCCTTCAAACCGACCGAGGGTAGACCGGTTTACTGCCGTGACTGCCTCCCAAAGCACAGAGCACCGCGCACGCCCCGGTACTAA